From a region of the Solanum stenotomum isolate F172 chromosome 2, ASM1918654v1, whole genome shotgun sequence genome:
- the LOC125856539 gene encoding uncharacterized protein LOC125856539 isoform X5 — protein sequence MQTKKKLNGRNPRELASPKVSRQQRKMSEKVQTEAKQVKELITSSVRKQKSGSNFSKKIENHVVSTDLDIRFGLVADATSAASDAHDVVHDYNTISINKDYDGESDSCRTDTIFSPTFHISRSVGGEISNCDFLKFFQQADQPLQEPGKENIEVDLLTSHFVLDEAAGDQHMPSEVSAVHLSIKDSKLECIDEFNQVQLPADVNMEEEETEEFDDFDPYFFIKNLPDLSSVVPTFRRVLLPKQTRSCPSTTLVLDLDETLVHSTLEPCDDADFTFSVNFNLKDHTVYVRCRPHLRDFMDRVSSLFEIIIFTASQSIYAEQLLNVLDPKRKVFRHRVYRESCIFVDGNYLKDLSVLGRDLAHVIIIDNSPQAFGFQVDNGIPIESWFDDRYDKELLSLLPFLESLVGVEDVRPIISSKFNLRERIAAAVCPFNSIRGDKAVPV from the exons ATGCAGactaagaaaaaattaaatgggAGAAATCCACGAGAGCTGGCTAGTCCAAAGGTTTCAAGGCAGCAGCGAAAGATGTCCGAGAAAGTGCAAACTGAGGCAAAGCAAGTTAAGGAACTTATAACATCTTCAGTAAGGAAGCAAAAATCAG GAAGCAATTTTTCCAAAAAGATTGAGAATCATGTCGTCAGTACAGATTTGGATATAAGGTTTGGGTTGGTGGCTGACGCTACTTCTGCTGCTTCAGACGCTCATGATGTTGTTCATGATTATAATACCATTAGTATTAATAAG GACTATGATGGTGAAAGTGATAGTTGCAGAACTGATACAATATTTTCTCCCACCTTCCATATATCCAGAAGTGTTGGAGGGGAAATTTCTAACTGTG ACTTCCTCAAATTCTTCCAGCAAGCAGACCAGCCATTGCAGGAGCctggaaaagaaaatatagaggtTGATTTGCTGACAAGTCATTTTGTGCTAGACGAGGCTGCAG GGGACCAGCATATGCCATCTGAAGTTTCAGCTGTGCATCTCTCTATCAAAGATTCAAAACTGGAATGCATTGATGAATTTAATCAAGTTCAGTTGCCTGCTGATGTTAATATGGAGGAAGAGGAAACTGAAGAGTTTGATGACTTCGAtccatattttttcattaagaaTTTACCAGACTTGTCCTCAGTTGTTCCAACATTTCGGCGTGTGTTGTTGCCTAAACAGACACGGAGTTGCCCATCAACCACTCTTGTTTTGGACTTGGATG AGACTTTGGTGCACTCTACACTTGAACCTTGTGATGATGCAGATTTCACATTCTCAGTGAATTTCAATCTGAAAGATCATACTGTATATGTTCGATGCCGTCCTCATCTCCGAGATTTTATGGATAGAGTATCCAGCCTATTTGAGATTATCATATTTACTGCAAGCCAGAGCATTTATGCTGAGCAGCTTTTGAATGTGCTTGATCCAAAGAGAAAAGTATTTAGGCATCGTGTTTACCGTGAGTCTTGTATATTTGTTGATGGCAATTACCTTAAAGATCTGTCAGTTCTTGGCCGTGATTTAGCACATGTGATTATCATCGACAACTCTCCTCAG GCATTTGGATTCCAGGTGGACAATGGTATTCCAATTGAGAGCTGGTTTGATGACCGTTATGACAAAGAGTTACTGTCACTGCTCCCATTTCTGGAAAGCTTAGTTGGAGTGGAAGATGTTAGACCAATTATTTCAAGCAAATTCAACCTTCGCGAGAGAATAGCTGCTGCTGTTTGTCCTTTTAACTCTATTAGAGGAGATAAGGCCGTGCCTGTATAG
- the LOC125856539 gene encoding uncharacterized protein LOC125856539 isoform X2, whose product MQTKKKLNGRNPRELASPKVSRQQRKMSEKVQTEAKQVKELITSSVRKQKSGSNFSKKIENHVVSTDLDIRFGLVADATSAASDAHDVVHDYNTISINKDYDGESDSCRTDTIFSPTFHISRSVGGEISNCDFLKFFQQADQPLQEPGKENIEVDLLTSHFVLDEAADLGDQHMPSEVSAVHLSIKDSKLECIDEFNQVQLPADVNMEEEETEEFDDFDPYFFIKNLPDLSSVVPTFRRVLLPKQTRSCPSTTLVLDLDETLVHSTLEPCDDADFTFSVNFNLKDHTVYVRCRPHLRDFMDRVSSLFEIIIFTASQSIYAEQLLNVLDPKRKVFRHRVYRESCIFVDGNYLKDLSVLGRDLAHVIIIDNSPQAFGFQVDNGIPIESWFDDRYDKELLSLLPFLESLVGVEDVRPIISSKFNLRERIAAAVCPFNSIRGDKAVPV is encoded by the exons ATGCAGactaagaaaaaattaaatgggAGAAATCCACGAGAGCTGGCTAGTCCAAAGGTTTCAAGGCAGCAGCGAAAGATGTCCGAGAAAGTGCAAACTGAGGCAAAGCAAGTTAAGGAACTTATAACATCTTCAGTAAGGAAGCAAAAATCAG GAAGCAATTTTTCCAAAAAGATTGAGAATCATGTCGTCAGTACAGATTTGGATATAAGGTTTGGGTTGGTGGCTGACGCTACTTCTGCTGCTTCAGACGCTCATGATGTTGTTCATGATTATAATACCATTAGTATTAATAAG GACTATGATGGTGAAAGTGATAGTTGCAGAACTGATACAATATTTTCTCCCACCTTCCATATATCCAGAAGTGTTGGAGGGGAAATTTCTAACTGTG ACTTCCTCAAATTCTTCCAGCAAGCAGACCAGCCATTGCAGGAGCctggaaaagaaaatatagaggtTGATTTGCTGACAAGTCATTTTGTGCTAGACGAGGCTGCAG ATTTAGGGGACCAGCATATGCCATCTGAAGTTTCAGCTGTGCATCTCTCTATCAAAGATTCAAAACTGGAATGCATTGATGAATTTAATCAAGTTCAGTTGCCTGCTGATGTTAATATGGAGGAAGAGGAAACTGAAGAGTTTGATGACTTCGAtccatattttttcattaagaaTTTACCAGACTTGTCCTCAGTTGTTCCAACATTTCGGCGTGTGTTGTTGCCTAAACAGACACGGAGTTGCCCATCAACCACTCTTGTTTTGGACTTGGATG AGACTTTGGTGCACTCTACACTTGAACCTTGTGATGATGCAGATTTCACATTCTCAGTGAATTTCAATCTGAAAGATCATACTGTATATGTTCGATGCCGTCCTCATCTCCGAGATTTTATGGATAGAGTATCCAGCCTATTTGAGATTATCATATTTACTGCAAGCCAGAGCATTTATGCTGAGCAGCTTTTGAATGTGCTTGATCCAAAGAGAAAAGTATTTAGGCATCGTGTTTACCGTGAGTCTTGTATATTTGTTGATGGCAATTACCTTAAAGATCTGTCAGTTCTTGGCCGTGATTTAGCACATGTGATTATCATCGACAACTCTCCTCAG GCATTTGGATTCCAGGTGGACAATGGTATTCCAATTGAGAGCTGGTTTGATGACCGTTATGACAAAGAGTTACTGTCACTGCTCCCATTTCTGGAAAGCTTAGTTGGAGTGGAAGATGTTAGACCAATTATTTCAAGCAAATTCAACCTTCGCGAGAGAATAGCTGCTGCTGTTTGTCCTTTTAACTCTATTAGAGGAGATAAGGCCGTGCCTGTATAG
- the LOC125856539 gene encoding uncharacterized protein LOC125856539 isoform X1, with amino-acid sequence MQTKKKLNGRNPRELASPKVSRQQRKMSEKVQTEAKQVKELITSSVRKQKSGSNFSKKIENHVVSTDLDIRFGLVADATSAASDAHDVVHDYNTISINKDYDGESDSCRTDTIFSPTFHISRSVGGEISNCADFLKFFQQADQPLQEPGKENIEVDLLTSHFVLDEAADLGDQHMPSEVSAVHLSIKDSKLECIDEFNQVQLPADVNMEEEETEEFDDFDPYFFIKNLPDLSSVVPTFRRVLLPKQTRSCPSTTLVLDLDETLVHSTLEPCDDADFTFSVNFNLKDHTVYVRCRPHLRDFMDRVSSLFEIIIFTASQSIYAEQLLNVLDPKRKVFRHRVYRESCIFVDGNYLKDLSVLGRDLAHVIIIDNSPQAFGFQVDNGIPIESWFDDRYDKELLSLLPFLESLVGVEDVRPIISSKFNLRERIAAAVCPFNSIRGDKAVPV; translated from the exons ATGCAGactaagaaaaaattaaatgggAGAAATCCACGAGAGCTGGCTAGTCCAAAGGTTTCAAGGCAGCAGCGAAAGATGTCCGAGAAAGTGCAAACTGAGGCAAAGCAAGTTAAGGAACTTATAACATCTTCAGTAAGGAAGCAAAAATCAG GAAGCAATTTTTCCAAAAAGATTGAGAATCATGTCGTCAGTACAGATTTGGATATAAGGTTTGGGTTGGTGGCTGACGCTACTTCTGCTGCTTCAGACGCTCATGATGTTGTTCATGATTATAATACCATTAGTATTAATAAG GACTATGATGGTGAAAGTGATAGTTGCAGAACTGATACAATATTTTCTCCCACCTTCCATATATCCAGAAGTGTTGGAGGGGAAATTTCTAACTGTG CAGACTTCCTCAAATTCTTCCAGCAAGCAGACCAGCCATTGCAGGAGCctggaaaagaaaatatagaggtTGATTTGCTGACAAGTCATTTTGTGCTAGACGAGGCTGCAG ATTTAGGGGACCAGCATATGCCATCTGAAGTTTCAGCTGTGCATCTCTCTATCAAAGATTCAAAACTGGAATGCATTGATGAATTTAATCAAGTTCAGTTGCCTGCTGATGTTAATATGGAGGAAGAGGAAACTGAAGAGTTTGATGACTTCGAtccatattttttcattaagaaTTTACCAGACTTGTCCTCAGTTGTTCCAACATTTCGGCGTGTGTTGTTGCCTAAACAGACACGGAGTTGCCCATCAACCACTCTTGTTTTGGACTTGGATG AGACTTTGGTGCACTCTACACTTGAACCTTGTGATGATGCAGATTTCACATTCTCAGTGAATTTCAATCTGAAAGATCATACTGTATATGTTCGATGCCGTCCTCATCTCCGAGATTTTATGGATAGAGTATCCAGCCTATTTGAGATTATCATATTTACTGCAAGCCAGAGCATTTATGCTGAGCAGCTTTTGAATGTGCTTGATCCAAAGAGAAAAGTATTTAGGCATCGTGTTTACCGTGAGTCTTGTATATTTGTTGATGGCAATTACCTTAAAGATCTGTCAGTTCTTGGCCGTGATTTAGCACATGTGATTATCATCGACAACTCTCCTCAG GCATTTGGATTCCAGGTGGACAATGGTATTCCAATTGAGAGCTGGTTTGATGACCGTTATGACAAAGAGTTACTGTCACTGCTCCCATTTCTGGAAAGCTTAGTTGGAGTGGAAGATGTTAGACCAATTATTTCAAGCAAATTCAACCTTCGCGAGAGAATAGCTGCTGCTGTTTGTCCTTTTAACTCTATTAGAGGAGATAAGGCCGTGCCTGTATAG
- the LOC125856539 gene encoding uncharacterized protein LOC125856539 isoform X3, whose amino-acid sequence MQTKKKLNGRNPRELASPKVSRQQRKMSEKVQTEAKQVKELITSSVRKQKSGSNFSKKIENHVVSTDLDIRFGLVADATSAASDAHDVVHDYNTISINKDYDGESDSCRTDTIFSPTFHISRSVGGEISNSDFLKFFQQADQPLQEPGKENIEVDLLTSHFVLDEAADLGDQHMPSEVSAVHLSIKDSKLECIDEFNQVQLPADVNMEEEETEEFDDFDPYFFIKNLPDLSSVVPTFRRVLLPKQTRSCPSTTLVLDLDETLVHSTLEPCDDADFTFSVNFNLKDHTVYVRCRPHLRDFMDRVSSLFEIIIFTASQSIYAEQLLNVLDPKRKVFRHRVYRESCIFVDGNYLKDLSVLGRDLAHVIIIDNSPQAFGFQVDNGIPIESWFDDRYDKELLSLLPFLESLVGVEDVRPIISSKFNLRERIAAAVCPFNSIRGDKAVPV is encoded by the exons ATGCAGactaagaaaaaattaaatgggAGAAATCCACGAGAGCTGGCTAGTCCAAAGGTTTCAAGGCAGCAGCGAAAGATGTCCGAGAAAGTGCAAACTGAGGCAAAGCAAGTTAAGGAACTTATAACATCTTCAGTAAGGAAGCAAAAATCAG GAAGCAATTTTTCCAAAAAGATTGAGAATCATGTCGTCAGTACAGATTTGGATATAAGGTTTGGGTTGGTGGCTGACGCTACTTCTGCTGCTTCAGACGCTCATGATGTTGTTCATGATTATAATACCATTAGTATTAATAAG GACTATGATGGTGAAAGTGATAGTTGCAGAACTGATACAATATTTTCTCCCACCTTCCATATATCCAGAAGTGTTGGAGGGGAAATTTCTAACT CAGACTTCCTCAAATTCTTCCAGCAAGCAGACCAGCCATTGCAGGAGCctggaaaagaaaatatagaggtTGATTTGCTGACAAGTCATTTTGTGCTAGACGAGGCTGCAG ATTTAGGGGACCAGCATATGCCATCTGAAGTTTCAGCTGTGCATCTCTCTATCAAAGATTCAAAACTGGAATGCATTGATGAATTTAATCAAGTTCAGTTGCCTGCTGATGTTAATATGGAGGAAGAGGAAACTGAAGAGTTTGATGACTTCGAtccatattttttcattaagaaTTTACCAGACTTGTCCTCAGTTGTTCCAACATTTCGGCGTGTGTTGTTGCCTAAACAGACACGGAGTTGCCCATCAACCACTCTTGTTTTGGACTTGGATG AGACTTTGGTGCACTCTACACTTGAACCTTGTGATGATGCAGATTTCACATTCTCAGTGAATTTCAATCTGAAAGATCATACTGTATATGTTCGATGCCGTCCTCATCTCCGAGATTTTATGGATAGAGTATCCAGCCTATTTGAGATTATCATATTTACTGCAAGCCAGAGCATTTATGCTGAGCAGCTTTTGAATGTGCTTGATCCAAAGAGAAAAGTATTTAGGCATCGTGTTTACCGTGAGTCTTGTATATTTGTTGATGGCAATTACCTTAAAGATCTGTCAGTTCTTGGCCGTGATTTAGCACATGTGATTATCATCGACAACTCTCCTCAG GCATTTGGATTCCAGGTGGACAATGGTATTCCAATTGAGAGCTGGTTTGATGACCGTTATGACAAAGAGTTACTGTCACTGCTCCCATTTCTGGAAAGCTTAGTTGGAGTGGAAGATGTTAGACCAATTATTTCAAGCAAATTCAACCTTCGCGAGAGAATAGCTGCTGCTGTTTGTCCTTTTAACTCTATTAGAGGAGATAAGGCCGTGCCTGTATAG
- the LOC125856544 gene encoding uncharacterized protein LOC125856544 encodes MGFIMEFAENLILRLMEDPKERDRKFRQHVYATKARCDKTLEMWSYPLRPYGFWTFDRHNAQNFWDPQISQVQGRRDPYDDLLQHEK; translated from the coding sequence ATGGGATTCATAATGGAATTTGCGGAGAACTTGATTCTGAGATTAATGGAGGATCCAAAGGAACGAGATCGCAAGTTTCGTCAACATGTCTATGCAACTAAGGCCAGGTGCGACAAGACTTTGGAGATGTGGAGTTATCCTCTCCGTCCCTATGGTTTCTGGACCTTTGATCGCCACAATGCTCAGAATTTCTGGGACCCTCAGATCAGCCAAGTCCAAGGCCGTCGCGATCCTTATGACGACCTCCTTCAGCATGAAAAATGA
- the LOC125856539 gene encoding uncharacterized protein LOC125856539 isoform X4, with protein sequence MQTKKKLNGRNPRELASPKVSRQQRKMSEKVQTEAKQVKELITSSVRKQKSGSNFSKKIENHVVSTDLDIRFGLVADATSAASDAHDVVHDYNTISINKDYDGESDSCRTDTIFSPTFHISRSVGGEISNCADFLKFFQQADQPLQEPGKENIEVDLLTSHFVLDEAAGDQHMPSEVSAVHLSIKDSKLECIDEFNQVQLPADVNMEEEETEEFDDFDPYFFIKNLPDLSSVVPTFRRVLLPKQTRSCPSTTLVLDLDETLVHSTLEPCDDADFTFSVNFNLKDHTVYVRCRPHLRDFMDRVSSLFEIIIFTASQSIYAEQLLNVLDPKRKVFRHRVYRESCIFVDGNYLKDLSVLGRDLAHVIIIDNSPQAFGFQVDNGIPIESWFDDRYDKELLSLLPFLESLVGVEDVRPIISSKFNLRERIAAAVCPFNSIRGDKAVPV encoded by the exons ATGCAGactaagaaaaaattaaatgggAGAAATCCACGAGAGCTGGCTAGTCCAAAGGTTTCAAGGCAGCAGCGAAAGATGTCCGAGAAAGTGCAAACTGAGGCAAAGCAAGTTAAGGAACTTATAACATCTTCAGTAAGGAAGCAAAAATCAG GAAGCAATTTTTCCAAAAAGATTGAGAATCATGTCGTCAGTACAGATTTGGATATAAGGTTTGGGTTGGTGGCTGACGCTACTTCTGCTGCTTCAGACGCTCATGATGTTGTTCATGATTATAATACCATTAGTATTAATAAG GACTATGATGGTGAAAGTGATAGTTGCAGAACTGATACAATATTTTCTCCCACCTTCCATATATCCAGAAGTGTTGGAGGGGAAATTTCTAACTGTG CAGACTTCCTCAAATTCTTCCAGCAAGCAGACCAGCCATTGCAGGAGCctggaaaagaaaatatagaggtTGATTTGCTGACAAGTCATTTTGTGCTAGACGAGGCTGCAG GGGACCAGCATATGCCATCTGAAGTTTCAGCTGTGCATCTCTCTATCAAAGATTCAAAACTGGAATGCATTGATGAATTTAATCAAGTTCAGTTGCCTGCTGATGTTAATATGGAGGAAGAGGAAACTGAAGAGTTTGATGACTTCGAtccatattttttcattaagaaTTTACCAGACTTGTCCTCAGTTGTTCCAACATTTCGGCGTGTGTTGTTGCCTAAACAGACACGGAGTTGCCCATCAACCACTCTTGTTTTGGACTTGGATG AGACTTTGGTGCACTCTACACTTGAACCTTGTGATGATGCAGATTTCACATTCTCAGTGAATTTCAATCTGAAAGATCATACTGTATATGTTCGATGCCGTCCTCATCTCCGAGATTTTATGGATAGAGTATCCAGCCTATTTGAGATTATCATATTTACTGCAAGCCAGAGCATTTATGCTGAGCAGCTTTTGAATGTGCTTGATCCAAAGAGAAAAGTATTTAGGCATCGTGTTTACCGTGAGTCTTGTATATTTGTTGATGGCAATTACCTTAAAGATCTGTCAGTTCTTGGCCGTGATTTAGCACATGTGATTATCATCGACAACTCTCCTCAG GCATTTGGATTCCAGGTGGACAATGGTATTCCAATTGAGAGCTGGTTTGATGACCGTTATGACAAAGAGTTACTGTCACTGCTCCCATTTCTGGAAAGCTTAGTTGGAGTGGAAGATGTTAGACCAATTATTTCAAGCAAATTCAACCTTCGCGAGAGAATAGCTGCTGCTGTTTGTCCTTTTAACTCTATTAGAGGAGATAAGGCCGTGCCTGTATAG